The genomic region AAGCTATCTACTAATCCCTTCAAACTCTCTTCACTTAGTTGTTGTTGTAAATTATTTTAAAACTAAAGTTGTTCACAAAAACATTCTTCTCAACTAATAGACTTGGAGAATATTGTCCTTTTTTGTCTTCTATTGTCCCATAGATTTTTCAAAATCTGAAATTCAAATTGACCTACCAAAATAAACCTCACTACAAAAAATAACTCTTCTTTGTTGCATGTCAGGAGAAATTGGGATAATATAATCCCAATGCAAATATTCAATAGGCTACAACTACTAATTGCTCCTAACAGGTCAGTTGCAACGATGGGGAGACTCGGGGAGAATTCAAAATTCCAACATTGTTTGCATGACATTTGTCCCCAATACATGTTGTATGGAAAAATGATTAGTTTGTGCATCTTAATGGGCTATAGTGAAGAGTCCAAAGAAGATAAGCTATATAACCCTATCATCGAGAAAATAATAATCAACAAAGATGATAAGATCATTGAAAATGAGTAATAGGATGACATGGTGGAAACTTCTTTGGGAATTTTACTTATAGCATCAATTAATGATGAAGATTAAGGGCATGAAGAGTAAAAAGGTGATGCCATAACAAATATGGAGTTGGGTAGTCAACTCCAAAAAGATTGAAATGTAGACAAGTAGCCAAAGAGATAGTTACAAATTCTAGTTACATAGTCCTTTGGACATGTCCAGACTATTGCACACACTACCATGTATAGAGTCCAAATAGATCTAAAGACTTTATTCACAACAAAGAAGTAGTAGTAGTGAAATTTAAAACCATACTCTTGCCTCCCTAATGCCAAGAAAACACAAAAACTCTAAGGGAGATTTATCAAATTGAAAGTTATGaagaagatatagatgaaaatttgaattttgtattaTTTTCTCATAATGATGCAATTTTCTATGAAGAGGCCATGAAAGAAGAGAAATGGTGTGAGGCCATGGATGAGGAAATGAATGTAATAGACAAAAATAGAATATGTGAGTAGATTTATTTGGCTCCAAGTAAGAAAGTGATTAGCATGAAGTAGGTCTTTATGACCAAGAGCAATGTCAAAGGAAGAATATAAATGCATAAGGTTAAATATTAAGGGATATAAACACTAGTTTGGAAGAGATTATGATGAGACATGTGCTCTAGTTGCAAGGATGGAAATTATATGAGCAATATTAGCAATAAAAGATCAACATAAGTGGAAGATGTTTCAAATTGATCTGAAGTAAACCTTCTTGAATATATTGATGAAAGAGAAAGTTTATGTGGAGCAACCACTTGGTTATGATGTTTCAACTAAATGAAACAAAGTTTATAGGCTAAAGAAATCTCTATATGGTATAAAGAAAGCACCATATGCATGGTACAATAGAATAGACTCATATTTGTTAAGAAATGTTTCTAGTTAAAGTGATGGTGAGACCATTCTTTCTATCAAAGAAAGTGATGGTAAGATTTTGATTATTTCCATATACGTAGATGAATTAGTTTTCATAGAGAATGATGGTTTTCTCAATTCTTATTTCAAAGAGGCCATAAAATaagagtttgagatgatagattttGTCATGTTAAGGTATTTTAAAGCCATAGAAGTGAAAGTAATGAATCATGGCATATAGATCTCTTAAAAAAgatgtaaaaaaatattttgaggaTATTCAGAATGCAACAAGCTTGCACCAACACCAACAACCACAAGTCTAATATTTATAGAATTTAAAATATTGAGCAGGAGCAGGAGCGAGAGTAGGTTGAGGGTTAGGGTTTTTGTCAGAGAAGAAGATGTTGCAAgggaagaggaaaaaggatgaagatggcATTGAGGATGAGGTGGGATTGGCCTGCATCCTCTTATTATGGTCTTTTCTCAAAGCCAAATTGTTTGGCCATTCGATTTTCTTGGGTGACTTCTCTTTGGTTGTTTTCTAGTGCTTTAAATTGGCTCGAGGTTTCTTGTGGATGCTGAGATGGGTTAGCATTGAAGATTTGGAATGGTTCTTGCCCTTTGTATTATTCTCTCCCATGTGTGCTCTATTTCAAGTGGCTCCCGATTGTGGTTCTTCTTTGCTAAAGTGTGTGTGCGGTGTGGGAGCGAGGGCCTTGGGTGGAGAAGCTAGTGATGGTGACTTTGGTGATCCAGCTAGAGTTGATGTTATTTGGATTTCCCTTAAGCTtatgggtttttcttttccttaGGCTTGTGCTATGGGTAGATTTCCTCTGTTTGAGGATAGGGCTATGGTGTTGTTGGGGACTTTTACCCTAGCTTTCTGGATTTGGTGATTGCTAATCTTGATGTTGGGGGCTTGTTTGACCCTCTCTCTTATTTCTTTTGGGTGTTCTCTTGGGGTATGTTTGTCTTGTTCTCTTCTATGGGAGTGTGAACCTTGTGATTTACTGATTCTATCTTTTTCAAGAggatttttttgtgattttagcTCTCATCTTTCTTTCCTTCTCAGCATGTTCTATTGAGATGAATGGCACTTCTATTGAGGGGAAGAGTGGTTGGCTAGGTGAAGTTGGATGGATTTTTTGGGGGGTTCTTATTGCCCTACTTCTTAAGGTTCATTGTCTGATTGTTGTCTTCTCCATGCTACCGAGTCTCTATCACTTTTCTTTCTTTAGAGGTGGAGATTCTAGTGGAGTTCATTTTCTTGGGGTCTAATTGGTTAATGCCTCTTTTCTTTTTtatggttttggaagactttataaAACCCAATAGTCAAGCAAAATGGTGTGGTCTTGATCTTTTATCTTTGGATCTTGTGAGTTTGAATGATGCTTGGCTTTCTCAGCTGGTGGTTCGTATCTCTTCAGCATCTATAAAGGTTGTTTCTTTTCCTATTGAGGGGGAGAGGAGTTGTGCTAGAAGGGAGCTAACTTTTAGCTAGATTGTCTTTGTTGGCTTCAACTTGATGGTTTTGGAAGCCACTTCAAAACCCATAatgaaggtttggggagccttttAAAACCCTTTGGTTCCAGATTATTCCTTAATGTTTCTTTTCAAGAATGTGGTTTTTTTGGTGTTGGGATCTTTTCTTCCAAAGGCTCAGGTTATGGGGCCATGGAAAAACCCTAAGTATGTGtttaaggttaagggagccttgataaaacccttggaTTTTCTTGTCATGATATCTTTTGGTGTTGTCTAAGTATGGCTTCGGCCTACTTCTTTAATTAGCCAATTCTTCAATAGTTTTTCTTTGTTGTTTAAGCTAAGATTGGGTTGTGATTTACTATGTTGTATCTTTTGGTAGTGTTTTTCTTTGGGTTCCAAATTGTTGTAAAAtctaagggtttcaggtcccttcaaaaacTACTATAAGGGATTatgagtcccctcaaaacctatttgatcTCTAATAAAAAACAACCACaagtctaaaattaattaaaaaagattGCAGTAGCAATGTGAATCCAAATATGTACAAAAGTTGAGTTGAAAGTTTGATGTATTTGACAACAAATAGGATTGATATAACACATACATTAAGCTTGTCTTGTAGATTGATGTATACTCTCATGGACACACATTGGTAATATAGTAAGAGAATTTTTAGGAGCATCTAATATGATATGTGTATACCATAGTAAATGAGTTTGGGCTAGTTAGATACACATATGTTGATTGGACAAGaagtgtagatgatagaaagagtacattGGGATATGTATTCCATTTGGATTTGGGAGTCATTTTATGAGCTTTCAAGAAACAACCTATTTTTTCTCTTTCCACTATTGAAGCTAAATATATAATAGCAATGCAGTTGCATGCCACtctatttggcaatggataatctTAACTAATTTGAATGAAGAAAAAGAGGATGGTACAACCATATTTTGCGACAATGTATCATTGATAGACATGACCAAAAATCCAATCTTTCATGGTTGAAGCAAGTAGATACAAGTTACGTATTATTTCATAAGGTAGTTGGTTGAAAATGGCAAAATAAAAGTCAAGTAGAGTATCTATTTGAGTAGTAGTTTACAAACAAATTTATAAATCCAAATAGTAGAGATAGTCTTGAATGCATGAGAAGCAGTTTGGGCATTATGAGTTTACTTGCAACACATTTGGAGTCATTAGAAGTAGCTTGTGATGTTATGTACAATGAGCACTAGATAGCACCAAATTTGAAAGTATTAGCTCTAGAtttgtagaatgaatatgacagaGACTCAAGATTAAGGGGGATTGTTGGAATTAATTACTTGTAATCCAATCTATCAAACACCTATGAAAATAATGTTTGAATATATTTTGGGATCCTCATCCCCACTTTATTCCTTAGATAATGCAATAGTAGTAAATTTGGTAGATAAGTTTGAATTTAGAAAATGAGAGGAAATTTTGTGAGAGACAACAAGAGACAAAAGGGAATAATTTTGTGCGTTGCAGTAATTTCATTGAGCATAGACAAAGAGAATGCATAGTAGAAATAATTTTGAGCGAAGAGAGACAACAATAATGCTTGTGAATGAGAAGAATAGAATGTGTAGAAGCTCCAATAGGTACAATTTTGTTTTTTAATCATACTAGAATCTAAGTTAGAAGCCTCCAATTGTCTCCATAGTGTTTGGATTGTTTGATCTAAGCAATAGTctatgtatttgtgtgtgtgtgtttaatttggGTTTTATCCTTTAGGCATAGTTTGGATCTTATTCCAACATTTAGGATGTATAAAAATTTAGGCAAATAAAATCCAAAAACTTATTTAGaagttaaatatattatttataagttgcaatgtaatattttattctttgtaattgcatatttataacatattttaaaagaatttaatataaaattgtgaaaaataaaaaataatgttgaTCTttaaaattgaatgaattaatttttttattaaaatattctaaaattaataaattcaaaaaattcaaacattcaagataatCTTATATttaaaagagtttttttttttaaattgaaaaaataattcaTAATTCAATACTAAAAGGTTACTCTTTTGAAAAAttcatttatcttttattttttacttaataattattttatatattttaattataaataaataaatagtatcTTTTAAATTACTTTTATATTCTTAATATCAAgactaattatattttatatttattattaaaaaatattcataATTTATTGGTATTAAATTACATAacataattaaatttataaatgaCTTGAAATTAAGCAAATGGTCTATAGATCATTATATTCCATAAACAGTTGCTAAAAATTATTTAACATAATAAAAAGTATAAATGTAAATAGTCAAAATGTTTTAAAAGTAGTAATAATTTTAAGTTGTTTTAAGGTGTTTTAAACAAATATGGACTTTTGTTAGAACCAAACATGGATAACTACTAcaagcttaaaaaaaaaaaacagttttttGTTTTTATATGATTGTGAGAAAGGCcgaaatctctttgcctttatctaGAATCCGTACAATTTATTTTAGTCTTGgggatttaattaatcaatatatTTAACTTTAATCCGATGTTTGAATTTTGTGAAGCTTTCTTACTGCTTCAGTCAAAGCCGATGGTTTAAAAGGTTTCCAAGCCAAGATAGACCGCTTGTATCAGGACCTCACATTGTCAACTGTAAGGAACATACAGAATAGAATACCAAAGATTTCCTCACAGTCAAAGATTTCATACAACCCCGCAGGTAAGATGTCTTTCGATTTCAAAAAATTTCCTGTTATGTGTTGAGTTTTTCCTCAAATTTTGATCGAGTTTTCCACAAACTTTACAGTTGGAATTGAGAGTGCACAAGAAAGGGTAACTCAGCTTCTTGATTTGAATGCACAACATACATCGGCTCAACTTGTGGTTGTCTATGGTTTGGGAGGGATCGGAAAAACGACTCTCGCTGATGCCGTTTATGACTGCATTGATGACAAAACTTATAAAAAATGTAGAATTCACATGGACCAACATTGTACCAAGAGGGATCTTAAAGGCCTCCAAGAGCTGATTTTAAAACAATTGTTCAAAGAGAATGTCGAATTGGCAGACTGTGATGATGGTCGGCAAATGATCTGGCGGGTTTTAAACAAGAATCCTAATCAGCCTGTATTTCTGTACATTGACAACGGTCTCAAAAAGACAGATCTCAAACAACTTCTGCCTAAAGAATTGGGCAGCTGCCTTCCGCCTAGAAGCAGAATATTACTTACCACTCGAAATCTTCGGGAGACGGACATGTTTGCCTACTGGAATGTTGAGCGCGCACAATATCTTGTGAATCCCCTTCAACAGACAGAGGCCAGAAAGATTTTGTTAAAGAGAGCCACAGATCACAATAATGAAAATCATATACATGACCTCCTCCAGTTGTGTGGTGGTGTTCCGCTTCTGCTGGAATTAGCTGGTGCTCAACTCGCTATAAGTACTCAAAATACAGATATTATGGTATTACAGTTGCTTAAGGAAGGGGAGaaggtggaagaagaagatatcagtGACCGTATGATTGATTTTGTATATAACAGTTTATTACCACCTGTGAAAGAAGCTTTTCTAGATATCACATCTCTCTTGTATTCTGGCCCACATAAATGTATGCCTCAAATGGAGTCAATAGGAGAGGAGGAACTCAGAGCTCTAGAAGAGGCGTCATTCATCAAGAGATATGGGCATTATGGTATGACTATTCATGACATAGTTGAAGCAAGAGGGAAAAAGATGGCACAGCAAGAGGGAAACAGAATCACAAACCCTGAAGCTTTattggattgtttgaaatatgaAGAGGTATGTCATATTTACAATGTCTCTTGTCAATATTACCAAAATACATTTGTTATTCACAATCGTAATGATATATATGGTTTACTTTCGTGCAGAAACGTAAAAATTTGAAGGGCATCTATTTTCGTGAATATTATGGGCAGCCTCCAATCGAAAATAATGATGATCATCTTAACTGTATGGGCAATTCCTTAAGAGTGTTATCTTATGAAAATGGATCGCAAATAACATTCAGGGGGAAATGCCATAAGTCATTTGAAGAACTCAGATGCCTCCAAATTCCGTATGACGTTTCTGAGTTGCCAatggagtttgagaaacttgagcaTCTTGGTTACTATGATGGCCCTTTCACGCAAGCCATGAGTTTATATGAGGTAAGATCTGCCCTGCTCAGACCATATCATTTCAATTAACTTTTGTTAGAGTGTATAATAATACTTGACAACCTTTTCCATATTTTATTGTGCAAATATGTAGCTTCCTCCAAGCCTGCGTAGTATGAGAATTACAGTTTCTGCCGAGAACGGAGTTAAAGATTCTAAGGTCACTTCAGCTTCTTCTCTTGTAGAATTAGACTGCTATTTGAATAATATAGTGCAAAGCTTACCAGATGGAATGGAAAAGCTAACAAAGTTAGAGAGATTAACTGTATGGGGATGCCATCAGTTGAGGGAacttccttccaaatttggggaactcagaAACCTAAGACAGTTGACGCTATTCAATTGCAATGAATTGAAAGAGTTGCCTTCAGACTTTGGAAGACTCAGCAATTTAGAATGGTTATTTCTAGAAGAATGCCATAAACTGAAACAGTTGTCTTCAGACTTTGGACAACCTAGCaatttgaaatatatatttttcaaccGCTGCTCTACGTTAAGTGAATCGCCTTACAGCTTTGGGCAACTTAATAATTTGAAATATTTGAGTTTAATAGGTTGCTCTGCATTAAGTGTATTGCCTTCAGAATTTGGGCTACTTAAAAATCTAGAATACTTAGATTTGAGCGACTGTTCTGGCTTGAAAGAATTGCCTTGTGACTTTGGGCAACTCCAAAATCTGAAAAGATTAGATTTGAAAGGCTGTTCTGGGTTGGAAGAGTTGCCTTCTGATTTTGGGCAACTCAAAAATCTGAAATGGTTAAACTTGCGGCAATGTTCTGGGCTGAAAGAATTGCCACTAAGCCTGGAAGATCTTGTTAGAGGAGATTGTATTATTTATTTTGATTGAATAATTTTTTCAATTGTTCActttttaattgttattttttaaaaaaattagatttttcaaaaatcTATAATAACACATATAAGATGTATAAATTTTAAATGACTTtctattttttaaatcaaataatattttgattgtatttaatttattgtaaaatttatatttcttcttATTTCTAGATTAAATGATATTCTTTTAAACTTttagttattgaagattttatataaataaattgtTGAAGGAGAAGTATATTTTTGAAGTATATTTAGATTGATTAAGAAATTAAATAAAGTGAAGTATATTTTAATATAGATATTTTaagtatatatttattttttaaaattaattaatttattaataaaaagtATAAAGCTTGTAGagaatatttttttaaaagaaaaaatacaaaaaatataaatatattaaaatcattttttaaatattaaataaaaataaatggttTCAATACTTTCTCTATATTTTATTTATAGATCAATGGAAATAAATTATCAATTTATCTTTTAATTTAAAGAGCTAGTTTATTTTTTCTATATAAATCTTTAATTAACTGTTAATAGACATGTATACATAAAACATATATCACACCTCGGTATACATAAAGGAGGAGATGACTATTCTCCACATACAAATTGACACCTAATAAAAAATACATATTTGCATAATATAATTGTTTTTCAGTAGATTTTTGTGTATTTTTACAACATTGAGAAGGCAGATTAAGAAAATCAAATCAGTAGAAATTGCAAATTCTGTATTTTTGATCGGGTgttgttttgtatggagaatatACAGTTCCTAGTCCTcttgttgttttgtattttttatcTTTTAATTTAAATCCTTTGACAGAGACCACTATAAAATTGCCAATAAATTGTCAATTTTATAGTGGTCTTTGTCAAAGGATTTACAAATTACAATAGCCTCATTATATAGTGGTCTTGGATGATTCAAAGGACTTGACTAAAAATGGAAGTGATCATATGCACATTCACGCAAACCTCTTATTTAAACAATCTTTTTTAAGCAATCTATTTTTAACTCTTGCAAAAAACTATGGATTTAGTTCTCCTCATATGAGTGggaggaattaaaaaatattaCTTTAATCTCCCCCTTAATTCCAACCACTATTTGATTCAACACAAAAATAATTATATTTGTGATCTTCGATATTCTCTCAACAATATCTACATTTGACTTCATTACTGTTACCAAATTTTGCAGACTTCTATTCTACTCCAAATGTTTCCTTATCCTCGAGCTCTCTGAAATTGTATCCGTGATAGCCTTATGCAAAATTTCATCTATTATTGAAACTAAATTCCTACGAGATCCTATTCTATCTTTTTATATTTTTCCTGATTAGTCTTCTCTAATTTTTCCTCAAGCTTTCCTACATGACCTTGTAATTCAACCACCTAAGCATCGAGCGTATTTATATCCTCTAAATTCTCTCATTTTCCTATTTTTGGGTAGTCATTATCCCATGAGTTTTATTTGTCATTTGTCTTGTCAATCCTCTACCAATCTATTATCATCCTCCTCTTTTGCActttcttcttcctcctccttttcatcatctcattcttcatttgtaGCATTGTAGTCAAAATAATTccttgtttcttctttctcttctccctCCTCAATATCTTCCACAACTTCCTCTTCCATTCAAGGAAAAGG from Cryptomeria japonica chromosome 3, Sugi_1.0, whole genome shotgun sequence harbors:
- the LOC131056823 gene encoding disease resistance protein RUN1, with the protein product MGKFSFPSCCCSCSCFSSSSSAQEVSIVVHSTQPSQQPANSGPSTPSSSLHPSQKSANVGPSTATNFDLESYLQKFNDIGRLKDLIQFIEELLKKASGEKEEGSSSAASSYIQDGQTFLELVDKNVGKLSEKHDSMDGASADIEKVVINLLKGAAQIHWVGAALSVVGFVLARYNEMSNNQRECLEILKVLVNLENQILKLNEQMPEEGQRLNEAVKCIVEGCIMCASQLAAGKFVSFLTASVKADGLKGFQAKIDRLYQDLTLSTVRNIQNRIPKISSQSKISYNPAVGIESAQERVTQLLDLNAQHTSAQLVVVYGLGGIGKTTLADAVYDCIDDKTYKKCRIHMDQHCTKRDLKGLQELILKQLFKENVELADCDDGRQMIWRVLNKNPNQPVFLYIDNGLKKTDLKQLLPKELGSCLPPRSRILLTTRNLRETDMFAYWNVERAQYLVNPLQQTEARKILLKRATDHNNENHIHDLLQLCGGVPLLLELAGAQLAISTQNTDIMVLQLLKEGEKVEEEDISDRMIDFVYNSLLPPVKEAFLDITSLLYSGPHKCMPQMESIGEEELRALEEASFIKRYGHYGMTIHDIVEARGKKMAQQEGNRITNPEALLDCLKYEEKRKNLKGIYFREYYGQPPIENNDDHLNCMGNSLRVLSYENGSQITFRGKCHKSFEELRCLQIPYDVSELPMEFEKLEHLGYYDGPFTQAMSLYELPPSLRSMRITVSAENGVKDSKVTSASSLVELDCYLNNIVQSLPDGMEKLTKLERLTVWGCHQLRELPSKFGELRNLRQLTLFNCNELKELPSDFGRLSNLEWLFLEECHKLKQLSSDFGQPSNLKYIFFNRCSTLSESPYSFGQLNNLKYLSLIGCSALSVLPSEFGLLKNLEYLDLSDCSGLKELPCDFGQLQNLKRLDLKGCSGLEELPSDFGQLKNLKWLNLRQCSGLKELPLSLEDLVRGDCIIYFD